A genomic region of Gossypium hirsutum isolate 1008001.06 chromosome D01, Gossypium_hirsutum_v2.1, whole genome shotgun sequence contains the following coding sequences:
- the LOC107921996 gene encoding scarecrow-like transcription factor PAT1: MQTSQKHKITGKCIDWPVQELESYCWPPNQSLEPYQSGSDDGSNSVQHSVPNLERYCTLDSSSSMQNSSSTASFSPDGSPVSQQNYTYPLDLHHSPENTCASPISGSCVIDNENDLGLMIRQLETAMLGIDSGDLDLHAIAASGRATKVSVEAERWKYMKEMIARGDLKELLCTCAKAIESNDMYMTDCLIAQLRQMVSVSGEPMQRLGAYLLEGLVARLASSGSSIYKALRCKEPASPELLSYMHILYEICPYFKFGYISANGAIAEAMKEESRVHIIDFQIAQGSQWLTLINALAGRSGGPPSIRITGIDDPTSAFARGGGLEIVGQRLRKLAESCKVPFEFHAAAISGTEVQLENLGIQPGEAIAVNFAMMLHHMPDESVDTQNHRDRLLRLAKSLSPKVVTLVEHEANTNTAPFIPRFLETMGYFSSIFESIDVSLPREHKERINVEQHCLAREIVNIIACEGQERVERYELFGKWRSRFIMAGFTPSPLSPFVNATIKTLLQSYCDKYTLEERDGVLYLGWMDRAIIASCAWRC, encoded by the coding sequence ATGCAAACGTCTCAGAAACATAAAATTACAGGCAAGTGCATTGACTGGCCCGTGCAAGAGCTGGAGTCCTATTGTTGGCCTCCCAACCAGAGCTTAGAGCCATACCAGTCAGGTTCTGATGATGGCAGCAATAGTGTGCAACATTCAGTTCCTAACCTGGAGCGATACTGCACCCTTGATTCATCGTCCAGTATGCAGAATTCTTCTTCGACAGCCAGTTTTTCACCCGATGGCAGTCCTGTTTCGCAGCAAAACTACACTTACCCATTGGACCTTCATCATTCCCCGGAAAATACGTGTGCTTCACCAATAAGTGGTTCTTGTGTAATAGACAATGAAAATGACTTGGGGCTTATGATAAGACAACTGGAAACTGCTATGCTAGGCATCGATTCAGGTGATCTTGACCTTCATGCAATAGCAGCTTCTGGCAGAGCCACTAAAGTTTCCGTAGAAGCGGAGAGGTGGAAATACATGAAAGAGATGATCGCCAGAGGGGACCTGAAAGAACTGCTTTGTACTTGTGCCAAAGCTATAGAAAGTAACGATATGTATATGACTGACTGTTTGATTGCGCAATTACGTCAAATGGTGTCAGTTTCGGGTGAACCAATGCAACGACTAGGAGCCTACTTGTTGGAAGGGCTTGTTGCACGGTTGGCTTCTTCAGGAAGTTCTATTTACAAAGCCCTAAGATGCAAAGAGCCTGCCAGTCCTGAACTGCTTTCATACATGCACATCCTCTATGAAATCTGCCCGTATTTCAAGTTTGGCTATATATCAGCAAACGGGGCAATTGCTGAAGCCATGAAAGAAGAAAGTAGAGTCCATATAATTGATTTTCAGATTGCCCAAGGAAGCCAATGGTTGACCCTAATCAATGCTCTTGCTGGTCGATCCGGAGGACCTCCAAGCATCCGTATAACAGGCATTGATGACCCTACATCAGCTTTTGCCAGAGGAGGAGGACTTGAAATAGTGGGGCAGAGACTACGCAAACTTGCTGAGTCATGTAAGGTACCCTTTGAGTTCCATGCTGCTGCTATTTCTGGCACTGAGGTTCAACTTGAAAACCTTGGTATTCAACCTGGTGAAGCCATTGCTGTAAATTTTGCCATGATGCTGCATCACATGCCAGATGAAAGTGTGGACACTCAGAACCATCGGGACAGACTGTTGAGGTTGGCCAAGAGTTTGTCCCCAAAGGTGGTGACGCTCGTTGAGCATGAAGCAAATACAAATACCGCCCCCTTCATTCCCCGTTTCCTAGAGACAATGGGTTATTTTTCGTCTATCTTTGAATCGATTGATGTTAGCCTGCCAAGAGAACACAAGGAGCGAATCAACGTTGAACAGCACTGTCTGGCCCGGGAGATTGTCAACATTATAGCATGTGAAGGGCAAGAGAGAGTGGAACGTTATGAACTTTTTGGGAAATGGAGATCAAGGTTTATTATGGCTGGCTTTACACCCTCTCCATTAAGTCCATTTGTAAATGCTACCATCAAAACTCTGCTGCAAAGCTATTGCGATAAGTATACTCTTGAAGAGAGAGATGGCGTTCTTTATCTCGGCTGGATGGATCGAGCTATAATTGCTTCTTGTGCATGGAGATGTTAA
- the LOC107921150 gene encoding F-box protein SKIP23, with translation MAPCQSWSELPKELISYIAKCLDTRTDVLRFRAVCCSWRASVPLPPKSPKLPMHFSLPVNDPRKPIVSAVISQTVVYRIAQPGFHAHPNRKSCFIRVEETEQENKFRLVNPFSERLIKHMPANFPKEINHLNFRVEELTKGFSIRLLKDDGSSDLHDNNFWTRKLKLASDFDSSYKAISISSGQLRRARLDTYTTDIHWCSLDTEVHYRDITNFDGKFFMVNIYGVILGMDESFYTLDEVHTSLEQKDWECERYFVESCGHLYLVVRDFLICPTLVQYNYTLDAFMTEAKDANVPVKFKVYKRIPSGDQRSRFCWVEVNDLGDRAFFVSTDCSFSFLTRDYTGCGGNCIIYVDEIDNVERLRKFEPIEADNDKEGLKQLKNGKVRLYNLADRSSAPLALFPHYLDMFWPPPTWLKWDQGPSNA, from the coding sequence ATGGCTCCTTGTCAATCTTGGTCTGAGCTTCCAAAAGAGCTCATCTCTTACATTGCTAAGTGCCTTGACACTCGCACTGATGTTCTTCGTTTCCGAGCTGTGTGCTGCTCCTGGAGAGCTTCAGTTCCTTTGCCACCAAAATCTCCTAAACTGCCAATGCATTTCAGCTTGCCTGTTAATGATCCTAGGAAGCCTATTGTTTCCGCCGTCATTTCACAAACAGTGGTTTACCGCATTGCTCAACCAGGCTTTCATGCTCATCCCAACCGCAAAAGCTGTTTCATCAGGGTGGAAGAAACGGAGCAAGAGAACAAATTCCGCCTGGTGAACCCGTTTTCTGAGCGTCTGATCAAGCACATGCCTGCCAACTTTCCCAAGGAGATAAACCATCTCAACTTCAGGGTGGAAGAATTGACCAAGGGTTTCAGTATTCGACTGCTAAAGGATGATGGTAGTTCTGATCTCCATGACAACAATTTCTGGACTCGTAAGCTCAAGCTTGCTTCGGATTTTGATTCGAGCTACAAGGCTATTTCTATCTCATCAGGGCAATTAAGACGTGCGAGGCTTGATACTTACACAACTGACATCCACTGGTGTTCGCTTGATACTGAAGTTCATTATCGTGACATCACCAACTTCGATGGAAAATTCTTCATGGTTAATATTTATGGcgttattttggggatggatgAGAGCTTTTACACCCTGGATGAGGTTCACACATCTCTGGAACAAAAGGACTGGGAATGCGAAAGGTATTTCGTGGAATCATGTGGCCATCTTTACTTGGTTGTCAGAGACTTCCTCATTTGCCCTACTCTAGTTCAATATAATTATACACTTGATGCTTTCATGACCGAAGCCAAAGATGCTAATGTGCCGGTTAAATTCAAAGTTTACAAACGGATCCCTAGTGGTGACCAGCGGAGTAGGTTTTGTTGGGTGGAGGTGAATGATTTGGGTGATCGTGCATTCTTCGTCAGCACTGATtgttccttttcctttttgactCGAGATTACACAGGGTGTGGTGGGAACTGCATCATCTATGTTGATGAAATAGACAATGTGGAGCGTCTTAGGAAATTTGAACCTATCGAAGCAGACAACGACAAAGAGGGTCTTAAGCAATTGAAGAATGGAAAGGTCAGATTGTACAATTTAGCGGATCGATCGAGTGCACCTCTTGCATTATTCCCACACTACTTGGATATGTTCTGGCCTCCTCCAACATGGCTGAAGTGGGATCAGGGCCCTTCTAATGCCTGA
- the LOC107921151 gene encoding uncharacterized protein, with amino-acid sequence MEVSLCISPSLTPPVSLPQSKPTFTRYSNPTVKVTSIQRCKSLIRNSQRLTTKVAANIHDVSVVADPARVDITWQIVVGALAGVTPFFVAGIEFSKRIIAQRRCGECRGSGLVFRGNDYFKCPECGGFLPWQSWKRFFTG; translated from the exons ATGGAAGTTTCTCTTTGTATTTCTCCTTCACTTACACCCCCAGTCTCACTCCCCCAATCAAAACCCACATTCACAAGGTATTCAAATCCAACGGTGAAAGTCACTTCCATCCAAAGATGCAAATCTTTGATACGAAACAGTCAACGGCTTACAACCAAGGTTGCTGCCAATATTCATGATGTTTCCGTCGTAGCTGATCCTGCTCGAGTCGATATCACTTGGCAAATTGTTGTTGGAGCTCTAG CTGGGGTTACCCCTTTTTTTGTTGCAGGGATTGAATTCAGCAAAAGAATT ATTGCACAAAGAAGATGTGGTGAATGTAGGGGCTCAGGACTTGTTTTCAGGGGCAATGATTATTTTAAATGCCCTGAATGTG GTGGATTTCTTCCATGGCAGTCATGGAAAAGGTTCTTCACTGGTTAA